Part of the Oncorhynchus nerka isolate Pitt River linkage group LG14, Oner_Uvic_2.0, whole genome shotgun sequence genome is shown below.
TCTGAAATGGTACTAAGTCCAAATGTATTTATTGGCTGTGTctaaagtggcaccctattccctagttttatgcactacgtttgaccagagtagtgcactctatagggcagagaatagagtgccatttcagTGTTGCTCATTGATATCTAGAATTAGATTGTAGGACTAGTCAATCGTAGTGTGTACATGTTAAAATGTCCTTGCCATACCTGTGCTGACCATCTTCACACAGCTGGTGTTGGAAGGGGCCCCTGATGGCTCCTCTAGGCCCCAGGCTGTATAGTTCCTCACTGGGGTCAGGTCTGCGTAAACAGGCCCTCCCCCCTTCTGCCCAGCCTGCAGCCCGATGAAGACCTGGGTAAGGCCGGCCTGGGTGACGTAGTCTGCAATCAGGGTGTTGGTGTCTGTTGTTTTGGGCATGGCGAGCATACCGCCCCTCAGCTTACAGTTTATCAGAGCCTCTCGGTACTTTCTGGCCTCTTTCACAATCAGGTAAAATTTCTCCTCCGTTTCCTTAATGCCTAAAATGACTGAATATGACATATGAGATGTAATAAGTTGGAGTCTAAACTCCTTATTCATTCAATTCAATATAAGTAAAAACTCCTTATTCAATCCAAGTCAAAACGATATTTGTGTTGTAGAAAATGACAGTTTGATTTACGTTGTGCTACACATTGGCTGAGATTTTCTTATTTTAGTTCAATTGTTTTCTAATGATCTGACCTGAAATGATGATTTATGCAGAATACAATGACTTACCATTTTTCACAAACTTGACTGCATTCTTCAGCTTTCTGACATTGATGTCCATCTGTCCAACGACCTTCCTGTACCTCCCACAGTCACATGTTGCCCCTGTCAGACATGCTTGTAGTCAGGCACGGCATGTGTCTTACAATAAACATCATTCTCTTTCAGGAAATCTCTTTTTGTAACTAGGCCAGTCCAGAATGTAAAGACACATCATTCTCTTTCAGGAAATCTCTTTTTGTAACTAGGCCAGTCCAGAATGTAAAGACACACCATTCTCTTTCAGGAAATCTCTTTTTGTAACTAGGCCAGTCCAGAATGTGAAGACACAACATTGTATGATAGTGGATTGGAGGTACTGTCTCCAGTGGTTTGGAGG
Proteins encoded:
- the colec10 gene encoding collectin-10, whose product is MKHHDFGRRLLVLSVLSTIFDSLNAVEVCSNTILPGSKGDLGEGGGEGDQGRLGKTGPPGLLGLTGELGDKGEQGRTGKMGPAGDKGDAGDAGVDGPSGLKGKTGATCDCGRYRKVVGQMDINVRKLKNAVKFVKNVILGIKETEEKFYLIVKEARKYREALINCKLRGGMLAMPKTTDTNTLIADYVTQAGLTQVFIGLQAGQKGGGPVYADLTPVRNYTAWGLEEPSGAPSNTSCVKMVSTGTWNQVECDITMYYVCEFKKSRRGLAAVL